A single Sporosarcina sp. FSL W8-0480 DNA region contains:
- a CDS encoding tyrosine-type recombinase/integrase, whose amino-acid sequence MLAEFIHALQEEGNSALTIQAYSNDVKQFLEWLNETIGFETETITETDLREYRQYLNLIKKLKVTSINRKLKSIVQFQRFLHKKGICKTEVELRKVLLKNNIELDYEVKIVEKQDLYRLKRTIEAEGNKRDILIYYLLFATGVRCNELVSIEIDDIHLTERNGKNNYSFLVVRNGKGNKVRKVNLNAQVVMAIREYLKVRPDVASNNLLQGQRGSLTRLAINKILEKYSKMAQLEYIVSPHMARHTFCSSLIKEGKVDPKTVAILSGHSSVDTLYRFYVNSSAEDKQNAVDNLQV is encoded by the coding sequence ATGTTAGCGGAATTTATTCATGCGTTACAAGAGGAAGGGAATAGTGCATTAACAATTCAAGCCTATTCAAATGATGTCAAGCAGTTTTTGGAATGGCTAAATGAAACCATTGGTTTTGAAACAGAAACGATTACAGAAACGGATCTTCGTGAGTACCGTCAATATTTGAACCTAATAAAGAAATTAAAAGTAACCAGTATTAATAGGAAGTTAAAAAGTATTGTCCAATTTCAACGTTTTCTTCATAAAAAAGGAATATGCAAGACTGAAGTTGAATTGCGAAAAGTTCTTTTGAAAAACAACATTGAACTGGATTACGAAGTGAAAATCGTTGAGAAGCAAGACCTTTATCGGCTGAAGCGAACTATTGAAGCGGAAGGAAATAAAAGAGATATCTTAATCTATTATTTACTTTTTGCAACAGGGGTTAGATGCAACGAGTTGGTTTCAATTGAAATTGATGATATCCATCTAACAGAACGAAATGGAAAAAATAATTATAGCTTTTTAGTTGTTCGAAATGGAAAAGGAAATAAGGTAAGAAAAGTAAATTTGAATGCCCAGGTTGTAATGGCAATCAGAGAATATTTAAAAGTTCGCCCCGATGTAGCATCAAATAATCTACTTCAAGGACAAAGAGGATCATTGACAAGACTTGCTATAAACAAAATTTTAGAAAAATACAGTAAGATGGCACAGCTTGAATACATTGTTTCTCCCCATATGGCGAGACACACATTTTGCTCAAGTCTTATTAAGGAAGGAAAGGTTGACCCGAAAACAGTTGCAATATTAAGTGGTCATAGTTCTGTCGATACACTTTATCGGTTCTATGTAAATTCGAGTGCTGAAGATAAGCAGAATGCTGTGGATAATCTACAAGTTTAA
- a CDS encoding TnsA endonuclease N-terminal domain-containing protein: MKILKYLKEGRGQGIGADYLPWTMTHDYSSLGRATRLKGIKIPRIFHLQSDIQYRAFLLFEYQTSVIDIRETYPLLDVMETIEHDDLRFDKYRDKERNEPYVITTNFLLTLKDEDGNEKFIARTVKNTSELKRKITWEKLEIERRYWSEKGIEWKVITEKQLPRQLAKNLEWIRETLLEGSGEELDKEALSAYLLSELYNHEDLPVRSLLKMFDKNEGLPNGTGLFLLRYLIAKKELRINLNQKIDISLPVKNLTLKGMEAYEWS; the protein is encoded by the coding sequence GTGAAAATCTTAAAATACTTAAAAGAAGGTAGGGGGCAAGGAATTGGGGCAGATTATCTTCCTTGGACAATGACTCATGATTATTCATCTTTGGGTAGAGCTACACGTTTAAAAGGGATAAAAATTCCTCGAATATTTCATTTACAGTCGGATATACAGTACAGGGCTTTTTTACTCTTTGAGTATCAAACGAGTGTGATTGATATTCGAGAAACTTACCCGTTACTTGACGTGATGGAAACGATTGAACACGACGATTTGAGATTTGATAAGTATCGAGATAAAGAAAGAAATGAACCCTACGTGATTACGACTAATTTTTTGCTGACGTTAAAAGATGAAGATGGCAACGAGAAATTTATTGCCCGAACTGTGAAAAACACGTCAGAACTAAAGAGGAAAATTACATGGGAGAAGCTTGAAATTGAAAGGCGATACTGGAGCGAAAAAGGAATTGAGTGGAAGGTAATAACTGAAAAGCAACTCCCCCGTCAACTGGCGAAAAACCTTGAGTGGATTAGAGAAACTTTGCTGGAAGGTAGCGGAGAGGAATTGGATAAAGAGGCATTATCTGCTTACTTGCTAAGTGAATTGTATAACCATGAAGATTTACCAGTTAGAAGCCTGTTAAAAATGTTTGATAAAAATGAGGGACTTCCAAATGGAACAGGGTTATTCCTTCTTCGCTATTTGATAGCAAAAAAAGAGTTGCGAATAAATCTGAACCAAAAGATAGACATATCTCTACCAGTTAAGAACCTAACCTTAAAGGGAATGGAGGCATATGAATGGAGTTAA
- a CDS encoding Mu transposase C-terminal domain-containing protein gives MELIENMLLQGKDGRVMRIVYVNRLSSIIYAIDMDEGSRWPYPIKVEEIMIAIADGEIRLLIENPYFRHVYEEDLSNAEKQRRDRAWEVISYVFQHVESEEHLYLRKYRQKAIDLSVANLRVSKNTVKSYLIEYWRGGKVRNALLPNYYKCGAKGKDKKVSRVKRGRPRKYGERKGVNVDEKLRKIFMISLNRYYYNEKQNTLKTAYEFMIKDFFTIERVEQNGVLVPIIDSEIPTYHQFYYWYKNFNQIKNEVSKRHGSRVYHQKHQAIIGNSTQDSGIGPATLWQLDSSPLNVTCVSSVNRNILVGKPLLHICMDVFSRMIVGFNLSYESLNAYSGAMVALQNSMTPKKEFCLKYGVDIEEDDWGVACIPHRIFTDRGELNGKQIESAIEGLGISIQNSPPYTPQKKGIVEQALNQIQLQLAPHVEGASISGKRVRERGESDLRLKANLTIDELTAIIIRLIIFHNNYHVLQDYELTEEMLEAGIEKIPREIWRFGLKHQKGQLRKLPEEVIKINLLQSDTATITPQGLRYKKLLYASEYSLQNNWFESARNYGSKRVKIKFDARDLSEIYTINDDGSLHKLKLLDHLEKYYGKRIEEIDRIIEYEKEIEEKSKEKELQQKIKLFSDIEEIVAEGKKKTKAELDSSISKTQKLKGIKENQRKERELQRERLKKEKEEKEYITPSEENLVEIDDGDELSLFRSLRD, from the coding sequence ATGGAGTTAATCGAAAACATGTTGCTTCAAGGCAAAGATGGAAGGGTTATGAGAATTGTCTATGTAAATCGACTTTCTTCTATTATATATGCAATTGATATGGATGAAGGTAGCAGGTGGCCCTATCCTATTAAAGTTGAGGAAATCATGATTGCGATTGCTGACGGTGAAATAAGACTGTTAATAGAAAATCCATATTTCAGACACGTATACGAAGAAGATTTGAGCAATGCTGAAAAGCAGAGAAGGGATCGAGCATGGGAAGTAATTTCATATGTCTTTCAACACGTTGAATCTGAAGAACATCTCTATTTGAGAAAATATCGACAGAAGGCGATTGATCTTTCCGTTGCCAATTTACGAGTGAGTAAAAACACTGTGAAAAGCTACTTGATTGAATATTGGAGAGGAGGAAAGGTTCGAAACGCCTTGCTTCCTAATTACTATAAGTGTGGTGCAAAAGGTAAGGATAAGAAAGTAAGTAGAGTGAAAAGAGGAAGACCACGAAAGTACGGTGAACGAAAAGGTGTCAATGTTGATGAAAAGCTGAGAAAAATTTTTATGATTAGTCTCAATCGGTATTATTACAATGAAAAACAAAATACATTGAAAACGGCTTATGAGTTTATGATTAAAGATTTTTTCACGATTGAAAGAGTTGAACAAAATGGAGTGTTGGTTCCAATTATTGACTCAGAAATACCAACGTACCATCAATTTTATTATTGGTACAAAAACTTTAATCAAATAAAAAATGAAGTTTCAAAGCGACATGGCTCCAGGGTGTACCACCAAAAACATCAGGCGATTATTGGAAATTCTACACAAGATAGTGGTATTGGACCCGCTACGTTGTGGCAATTAGACTCAAGCCCATTGAACGTGACATGCGTCTCAAGTGTGAACAGAAATATTCTTGTTGGTAAGCCGTTACTTCATATCTGTATGGATGTTTTCTCAAGGATGATTGTCGGATTCAATTTATCATATGAATCATTAAATGCTTATAGCGGGGCTATGGTTGCGTTACAAAATAGTATGACACCAAAAAAAGAATTCTGTTTAAAGTATGGAGTTGATATTGAAGAAGATGATTGGGGTGTCGCTTGCATTCCGCATCGTATATTTACAGATCGTGGGGAGCTTAACGGCAAGCAAATTGAAAGTGCAATAGAAGGATTAGGTATTTCTATTCAGAATAGCCCTCCATACACTCCGCAAAAAAAGGGAATTGTTGAACAAGCGTTAAATCAAATTCAGCTTCAACTGGCTCCACATGTAGAGGGTGCTTCAATCAGCGGGAAAAGGGTTCGTGAGCGGGGAGAAAGCGATTTACGGTTAAAAGCAAATCTAACGATTGATGAATTGACGGCGATTATCATTAGATTAATCATTTTCCACAATAATTACCATGTTCTACAAGACTATGAATTGACTGAGGAAATGTTGGAAGCAGGAATTGAAAAGATTCCAAGAGAAATTTGGCGTTTTGGGCTAAAGCATCAGAAAGGTCAGTTAAGGAAATTGCCCGAAGAAGTCATCAAGATCAATTTATTGCAGTCCGATACAGCAACTATTACCCCCCAAGGGCTTAGATATAAGAAGCTTCTTTACGCATCTGAATATAGTTTACAAAATAACTGGTTCGAATCAGCCCGAAATTACGGAAGTAAGCGAGTGAAAATTAAGTTCGATGCAAGGGATTTATCAGAAATATACACGATTAATGATGATGGAAGTCTTCATAAATTAAAACTTTTAGATCATCTTGAAAAATATTACGGGAAAAGAATTGAAGAGATTGATCGGATTATTGAATATGAAAAAGAAATAGAAGAGAAAAGTAAAGAAAAGGAACTTCAGCAAAAAATAAAGTTATTTTCCGATATCGAGGAAATCGTTGCAGAAGGAAAGAAAAAAACAAAGGCAGAGCTTGACAGCAGTATAAGTAAAACACAAAAGCTGAAAGGGATAAAAGAAAATCAACGCAAGGAAAGAGAGTTACAGCGTGAGCGATTGAAAAAGGAAAAAGAGGAAAAGGAATATATTACGCCATCTGAGGAGAACTTGGTTGAAATTGACGATGGTGACGAACTGTCATTGTTTAGAAGTTTGAGAGATTGA
- a CDS encoding ATP-binding protein: MKEIFLPNGMEAMQASYTEYPLEEFNQNPFIQALPPIADKPAVIKKLSMNPSFSEQERKMETVYRLQMINRLYQFFQPLPIHLEIWDMINSLLLQGYLARNPFDPAYKRYLHETGKQIINRSFDINSRQNFRTTAGCGALIGFSGMGKTTSVSRVLSNIPQIIVHNEYRGQHFNQIQLVWLKLDAPSTSSLKALCLQFFMRVDDLLGTNNYKKYVSRNASVDMMLPLIAQLSQNIGLGLLIIDETQNIKGRGADQIMNFFVNLINSGVNLAIIGTPGAYSLFGDELRIARRFTGNSEIIFNNMEYNNEFKFLLESMWRYQWTRKFTPLTEEFAKVIYDETQGISDLIVKLFVYSQQKAISTGKEEITVELMRNVASKKFKLMKEMLNAIRSGNPYKIAKYEDIRRIEIVSTIQQSEVDATEKALKTEKYKEIRKNKVVDVPPIPLMKKAKRNIEYADGDLRLLLKNGVKQQKTPYEILIEHGFIDDMLEWDVGVDP, encoded by the coding sequence GTGAAGGAAATATTTCTACCAAATGGTATGGAGGCAATGCAGGCAAGCTATACTGAATATCCACTTGAAGAGTTTAATCAGAATCCATTTATACAGGCATTACCTCCAATAGCAGATAAACCAGCAGTAATTAAAAAGCTTTCTATGAATCCATCATTTTCTGAGCAAGAAAGAAAAATGGAAACTGTGTATCGCTTGCAAATGATCAATAGGCTATATCAGTTTTTTCAACCACTACCTATACATTTGGAGATATGGGATATGATAAATAGTCTTCTTTTGCAAGGTTATTTAGCGAGAAACCCATTTGACCCAGCCTATAAACGCTACTTGCATGAAACAGGAAAGCAAATCATAAACCGCTCTTTCGATATTAACAGTAGACAAAATTTCCGTACGACAGCAGGGTGTGGGGCTCTTATCGGTTTTTCTGGCATGGGAAAAACAACCTCAGTCAGTCGGGTATTGAGCAATATTCCTCAAATTATTGTTCATAACGAATATAGGGGACAGCATTTTAATCAAATCCAACTTGTTTGGTTAAAGTTAGATGCTCCTTCTACATCTTCATTAAAGGCTTTATGTTTGCAGTTCTTTATGAGGGTTGACGACTTGCTTGGCACGAATAATTATAAAAAATATGTATCACGAAATGCGTCAGTCGATATGATGTTGCCCTTGATTGCACAACTCTCTCAAAATATTGGGCTTGGATTACTTATTATTGATGAGACCCAAAATATTAAAGGTCGTGGTGCAGACCAAATCATGAATTTTTTTGTGAATCTTATAAACTCTGGTGTAAATCTTGCGATTATTGGAACGCCTGGAGCTTATAGTCTTTTTGGAGACGAATTAAGGATTGCAAGAAGATTTACGGGTAATTCGGAAATAATTTTTAACAACATGGAGTACAATAATGAATTTAAGTTCCTATTGGAGTCTATGTGGCGGTATCAATGGACAAGGAAGTTCACTCCGCTTACAGAGGAGTTTGCAAAAGTTATCTATGATGAAACTCAAGGAATTTCAGATTTAATTGTGAAACTATTTGTTTATTCTCAGCAGAAAGCTATTTCGACAGGGAAAGAGGAAATAACAGTTGAACTTATGCGAAATGTTGCCAGTAAAAAGTTCAAATTAATGAAGGAAATGCTGAATGCTATTCGTTCAGGTAATCCTTATAAAATAGCAAAATATGAAGATATTAGAAGGATTGAAATTGTTAGTACGATTCAACAATCAGAAGTTGATGCTACTGAAAAGGCATTGAAAACTGAAAAATATAAGGAAATAAGAAAGAATAAAGTCGTTGACGTGCCACCGATACCCCTAATGAAAAAGGCAAAACGGAATATTGAATATGCAGATGGCGATCTTAGATTATTATTGAAAAATGGAGTTAAGCAACAGAAAACTCCGTATGAAATTTTAATAGAGCATGGATTTATTGATGACATGTTGGAGTGGGATGTTGGTGTAGATCCATGA
- a CDS encoding TnsD family Tn7-like transposition protein, with protein sequence MINFLPVIYEDELLYSVIARYKQMCGMVSNQALVKDLFGRLIIMKSTFFPIHLNAFVNNLPPTSKITTNEIIINHTMFPFYTSFLSEEKAESINEIMVEGNGLAVESVVGFGGSKVKIQRYLRYCPICYRNDKEELGESYFRRSHQIVGAIYCSIHQVLLKDSPVLSTESGFDYKCADAEVCDEAVIADPYPIRIKELNLQYIHNAERLLKGNYPKKDLQFIINFYIDTLRNKGLASNSGNLYMNELQEQFLHYYPAEYLEIMQSCIDPDNPTNWLRIFVRNNNKNRSPLRHLLFLQFLEVDVDELFQATTVVGKRKVMSEFTPKFDINERRTKWIKLIEENQGASRSELKEKGKGLHTWIFRYDREWYEKVTPRVKVKKQRTDTIDWKKRDEECLKLAKEAVKEIMNKDGKPIRVTPWRIKLTIGAGRWFDNEKLTRTQQYLKEVKEDINDFRIRKVKWAINELNKEDERITAYKVQIYAGFGGGENEVRELIQKVLEENL encoded by the coding sequence ATGATTAACTTTCTTCCAGTTATTTATGAAGATGAGCTTTTATACAGTGTGATTGCTCGTTATAAGCAAATGTGTGGGATGGTGAGTAATCAAGCTTTAGTAAAAGATTTGTTTGGGAGGTTGATTATTATGAAATCAACTTTTTTTCCAATACATCTTAATGCATTTGTGAATAATCTTCCCCCGACTTCAAAAATAACTACCAATGAAATAATTATAAATCACACAATGTTTCCCTTTTACACATCATTTTTGTCGGAGGAAAAAGCAGAGTCTATTAATGAAATAATGGTAGAAGGTAATGGATTAGCAGTTGAAAGTGTTGTTGGATTTGGGGGAAGCAAGGTGAAGATTCAACGTTATTTGCGATATTGCCCAATCTGTTACAGAAATGATAAAGAAGAACTTGGTGAGAGTTACTTTCGAAGATCTCATCAAATTGTGGGTGCAATATATTGTTCAATTCATCAGGTATTATTGAAAGATAGTCCAGTTTTAAGTACAGAAAGTGGATTTGATTATAAATGTGCGGATGCAGAAGTATGTGATGAAGCTGTTATAGCAGACCCATATCCAATTAGAATAAAAGAGTTAAATCTTCAATATATCCATAATGCAGAACGCTTGTTAAAAGGTAATTATCCAAAAAAGGATCTTCAGTTTATCATTAACTTCTATATAGATACATTGAGGAATAAAGGTTTAGCATCTAATAGCGGAAATTTATATATGAATGAGTTGCAAGAACAATTCTTGCATTATTATCCAGCTGAATATTTAGAGATAATGCAGAGCTGTATTGACCCTGATAATCCGACCAATTGGTTAAGAATTTTTGTAAGAAATAATAATAAAAATAGAAGTCCATTGAGACATTTGCTTTTCCTCCAGTTCCTCGAAGTGGATGTAGATGAATTATTTCAGGCTACTACTGTTGTTGGGAAGAGAAAGGTAATGAGTGAATTCACTCCGAAGTTTGATATCAATGAAAGAAGGACAAAGTGGATCAAATTAATAGAAGAAAACCAGGGAGCATCCAGGAGTGAATTGAAAGAAAAGGGGAAAGGACTGCATACTTGGATTTTTAGATATGATCGAGAGTGGTATGAGAAAGTAACTCCAAGAGTGAAGGTGAAGAAGCAAAGGACTGATACTATTGATTGGAAGAAAAGAGATGAGGAGTGTTTAAAACTTGCAAAAGAAGCTGTGAAAGAGATTATGAATAAAGATGGAAAACCCATTAGGGTAACCCCTTGGCGGATAAAATTGACCATTGGTGCAGGGAGATGGTTTGATAATGAGAAATTAACTCGAACCCAACAATATTTGAAAGAAGTAAAAGAGGACATAAATGATTTCCGCATTAGAAAAGTCAAATGGGCTATAAACGAATTGAACAAGGAAGATGAAAGAATTACTGCTTATAAGGTTCAAATATATGCAGGATTTGGCGGTGGTGAGAATGAAGTTAGAGAATTGATTCAAAAGGTGTTAGAAGAAAATTTATAG
- a CDS encoding TFIIB-type zinc ribbon-containing protein, whose translation MSDVTIPFSIPLDDDGYVSLQCPFCDKHFKLTWEDVEDDAIYELFCPYCGLVAEPNEFLTDEVKEKALRLAENHMYELLNGFMDGMKKTFRNNKAIKVKTGSKIEMNAPKTIIESDNMESYKVSCCDRGIKASLIDETLYCPFCGGETIGTING comes from the coding sequence TTGTCAGACGTGACTATCCCTTTTTCCATCCCGTTGGATGACGACGGGTATGTATCCTTACAATGTCCTTTCTGTGACAAACATTTTAAACTGACTTGGGAGGATGTTGAAGACGATGCTATTTACGAATTATTCTGTCCATATTGTGGTTTAGTGGCTGAACCAAATGAGTTTTTAACGGATGAAGTTAAAGAAAAGGCTTTACGTTTAGCAGAAAACCATATGTATGAACTGTTAAATGGTTTTATGGATGGGATGAAGAAAACATTCAGGAACAACAAAGCCATTAAGGTAAAAACGGGTTCCAAAATAGAAATGAACGCTCCAAAAACAATTATTGAGTCAGATAATATGGAATCTTATAAAGTTTCATGTTGTGATCGTGGAATTAAAGCATCTCTCATTGACGAGACGCTGTATTGTCCTTTCTGTGGAGGTGAGACAATTGGAACTATTAATGGATAA
- a CDS encoding RES family NAD+ phosphorylase, producing the protein MVCCEECFDDIFLKEKIKEKNKKGDCEYCGGKSVFITDTKQLSPYFLRLMNLYTHTEAYEHYDPEIDHPYEVGVLLITLINEDWSIFSKDIQNYEIDYKLLFDILNENDEGKYFDPKKVYSKISDGNSYNDPLATWKIYWDKLKKELKYENRFFPYFDINNDILEILKYRNHKLQSGDVLFRARMGEQVEEDMLAPPSKIAKSGRANPNGISYLYCADDKETCIAEIRPWKGSKITVASVEINKELKLVDLSSNKFSPLIFEDYNDILAMDTLISRFAKELSTPIDPSNSEIDYLPTQYITELIKVRGYDGICFKSALGPAYNIVIFDEKNVTVKDIEMVEVQDILYKTTIDNELSSTLGDIPFFD; encoded by the coding sequence GTGGTATGTTGTGAGGAATGTTTCGATGATATTTTTTTGAAAGAAAAAATCAAAGAAAAAAATAAGAAAGGTGATTGTGAGTATTGTGGTGGAAAAAGTGTTTTCATCACTGATACTAAACAACTGAGTCCATACTTTTTAAGATTAATGAATTTATACACTCATACTGAAGCCTATGAACATTATGATCCAGAAATAGATCATCCTTATGAAGTAGGCGTATTATTAATTACATTAATCAACGAAGATTGGTCAATTTTCTCTAAAGATATTCAAAACTATGAAATTGACTACAAGTTGTTGTTTGATATTTTGAACGAAAATGACGAAGGAAAGTATTTTGATCCGAAAAAAGTATATTCAAAAATATCAGATGGAAATTCTTATAACGATCCGTTAGCTACATGGAAGATATACTGGGATAAGTTAAAAAAAGAATTAAAATATGAAAATAGGTTCTTCCCTTACTTTGATATTAATAATGATATTTTAGAAATCCTAAAGTATCGTAATCATAAGTTACAATCTGGTGATGTACTCTTTAGAGCCAGAATGGGAGAACAGGTTGAAGAAGATATGTTGGCACCACCTTCCAAAATTGCAAAGTCGGGCAGAGCTAATCCCAATGGAATCAGTTACTTGTATTGTGCAGATGACAAGGAAACGTGTATAGCAGAAATAAGACCATGGAAAGGTTCAAAAATTACTGTCGCATCTGTTGAAATAAATAAAGAATTAAAATTAGTAGATTTGAGTAGTAATAAATTTTCTCCACTAATATTTGAGGATTATAATGACATATTAGCAATGGATACATTAATTTCTCGTTTTGCGAAAGAACTAAGTACCCCTATTGATCCTTCAAATTCAGAAATTGACTATCTTCCAACCCAATACATAACAGAACTTATTAAAGTAAGGGGCTACGATGGAATATGTTTCAAAAGTGCATTGGGACCTGCGTATAATATTGTTATTTTTGATGAAAAGAATGTAACGGTAAAAGATATTGAAATGGTAGAGGTACAAGATATTTTATATAAAACTACTATTGATAATGAACTCTCAAGTACGCTTGGGGATATTCCATTTTTTGATTGA
- a CDS encoding DNA-directed RNA polymerase, which produces MSNNKKGNLPQEFVEETLEHFKNYLEIKDKILKNEYVEIFGEISKVVGFVKGVNDLITEKKFQRFLEGFDENEQPSEAKIKKLVKYVSNEKRAEFISTTFTKVVLSNSSKSCLVMGSILNSIVSNEGPIEHQKLICINALTNFFDNDLNNFIILYEYIEEKTKLEKRKAKSIYLPSLRKYCKENNLDYDSLYLTVEKCVSTQIMSKYYLSDIDASVDIDMEQVDINNNEIDEYHQITDPGKILYKFMIRVL; this is translated from the coding sequence GTGTCAAACAATAAAAAAGGAAATCTTCCACAAGAATTTGTAGAAGAGACATTGGAACATTTTAAAAACTACCTTGAGATTAAAGATAAGATTCTGAAAAACGAATATGTGGAGATTTTTGGAGAAATATCTAAGGTTGTTGGGTTTGTTAAAGGGGTTAATGATTTAATAACAGAGAAAAAGTTTCAACGTTTCTTAGAGGGTTTTGATGAGAATGAACAACCAAGTGAAGCAAAAATAAAAAAACTTGTTAAGTATGTCAGTAATGAAAAACGGGCGGAGTTCATATCAACCACTTTTACCAAAGTAGTTCTATCAAACTCAAGTAAATCATGTTTGGTAATGGGAAGTATTTTGAACTCTATAGTATCCAATGAAGGACCCATAGAGCATCAAAAATTAATTTGTATAAATGCCCTTACAAACTTTTTTGATAATGACTTAAACAACTTTATAATTTTATACGAGTATATCGAGGAGAAGACTAAATTAGAAAAAAGAAAAGCTAAATCAATTTACTTACCTTCACTTAGAAAATATTGTAAAGAGAATAACTTGGATTACGACAGCCTATATTTAACTGTTGAAAAATGCGTATCTACGCAAATAATGAGCAAATATTATCTTTCAGATATTGATGCTTCTGTAGATATTGATATGGAACAAGTTGATATTAACAATAATGAAATTGATGAGTACCACCAAATTACAGATCCAGGTAAAATTTTATATAAATTTATGATTAGGGTTCTATAG
- a CDS encoding DNA cytosine methyltransferase, producing MTEPTLGSLFDGIGVFPLAASRYEIQPIWASEIEKAPISITKRHFPNIHHLGDITKVNGGEIPPVHIITFGSPCQNLSNIGKREGLTGSQSSLFYHAIRIIEEMRCATNGTYPVIAVWENVMGAFSTNNRLDFKAVLESFTKTEIPIPASREWANAGMVRGEDVEVCWRLLDARYWGKPTLPQRRRRIFLVADFGGNRAREILFKARDLQSFPTSCGKDRLSSTSTSRISAPKTRGKLPIVRPFQERRMRSAAKDKNKTGFHGSFGQTHDPFPTLLAGSVNYFSFWYEGEEKEGFIRQLTPLECERLMGLPEGWTALGHKDEAISDYARYKALGNAIAVPCATYIMAGIAEFL from the coding sequence ATGACGGAACCAACGTTAGGAAGTTTATTTGATGGTATCGGTGTATTTCCATTAGCTGCTTCTCGTTACGAGATTCAACCAATATGGGCAAGCGAAATTGAAAAAGCACCTATATCTATTACGAAGCGACATTTTCCTAACATACATCATTTAGGAGATATTACAAAGGTAAATGGTGGAGAAATACCACCTGTTCATATCATTACATTTGGTTCACCTTGTCAGAACTTATCCAATATTGGTAAACGAGAAGGTCTTACAGGAAGTCAATCGAGTTTATTTTATCATGCAATCCGAATTATTGAAGAAATGAGGTGTGCAACGAATGGAACATATCCAGTTATCGCTGTTTGGGAAAACGTCATGGGAGCTTTTTCAACAAATAACCGGCTGGATTTTAAAGCCGTGTTGGAGTCGTTCACAAAAACCGAAATTCCAATTCCTGCTTCTAGAGAATGGGCAAATGCAGGAATGGTCCGAGGGGAGGATGTTGAAGTGTGTTGGCGACTCTTGGATGCCCGATATTGGGGAAAGCCCACGCTCCCTCAAAGAAGAAGACGTATCTTCCTCGTGGCAGATTTTGGAGGAAACCGTGCCAGAGAAATATTATTTAAAGCCCGCGATTTGCAATCGTTTCCTACGTCTTGCGGAAAAGACAGGCTGTCCTCCACCAGCACCAGTCGAATATCTGCTCCTAAAACAAGGGGGAAATTACCCATCGTCCGTCCCTTTCAAGAAAGACGCATGCGAAGTGCCGCGAAAGACAAAAACAAAACAGGATTCCATGGAAGTTTTGGACAAACACATGACCCTTTTCCCACTTTGCTCGCAGGCTCTGTAAATTATTTTTCATTTTGGTATGAAGGAGAAGAAAAAGAAGGATTTATTCGTCAGCTTACCCCATTAGAATGTGAACGTTTGATGGGATTACCAGAGGGTTGGACAGCTTTAGGACACAAAGATGAAGCAATTAGTGATTATGCAAGATACAAAGCCCTTGGAAATGCGATAGCTGTACCATGTGCAACATATATTATGGCTGGTATTGCGGAATTTTTATAG
- a CDS encoding YdcP family protein, which translates to MELKYVIPNMEKTFGNLEYAGEGKVEQRRINGRMTTLSRSYNLYSDIQRADDIEVILPQEAGEKFFEHEEKVKLVNARITAEGYKIGDRGFTKYILHADDMVKA; encoded by the coding sequence ATGGAATTAAAATATGTGATTCCAAATATGGAAAAGACGTTTGGAAATTTAGAATATGCAGGAGAAGGTAAAGTCGAACAGCGACGGATTAATGGACGTATGACCACTCTTTCTAGGAGTTATAATCTGTATTCCGATATTCAACGGGCAGATGATATTGAAGTGATTCTTCCCCAAGAAGCTGGAGAAAAGTTTTTTGAACATGAGGAAAAAGTAAAATTAGTGAATGCAAGAATTACCGCAGAAGGTTATAAAATTGGTGATCGCGGATTTACAAAATATATCTTACATGCAGATGACATGGTCAAAGCATAA